A window of the Cryptococcus depauperatus CBS 7841 chromosome 5, complete sequence genome harbors these coding sequences:
- a CDS encoding multiprotein-bridging factor 1, whose product MPGFDDYDKPTIIGFRQQRPTVTKGASLNAAQRSGLVISSESKGAGQHKGPAEHQRIARLAENDEPKPPGKISLDVGKAVTTGRMAIKNADGKAMTQKELATSVNAKPQDIADLEAGRALPDQILLGKLERKLNIKLRGAKNLIGTPLHPKKEKK is encoded by the exons ATG CCTGGTTTCGATGACTATGACAAACCGACTATCATCGGTTTCCGACAGCAGCGACCTACTGTCACCAAGGGTGCCTCCTTGAATG CGGCTCAACGGTCTGGATTGGTCATTTCATCAGAATCCAAGGGAGCCGGTCAACACAAGGGCC CTGCTGAGCACCAAAGGATTGCAAGACTTGCCGAGAATGATGAACCAAAGCCTCCTGGAAAAATTTCTCTAGA TGTTGGAAAAGCAGTCACGACAGGAAGAATGGCGATTAAAAATGCCGATGGAAAGGCCATGACCCAAAAAGAACTTGCAACTTCTGTGAATGCCAAACCTCAAGAC ATTGCAGATCTCGAAGCCGGACGGGCGCTACCTGACCAAATACTTCTTGGCAAGCTCGAGAGAAAGCTCAATATCAAGCTGAGAGGAGCGAAGAATTTGATTGGAACACCACTGCACcccaagaaagagaaaaagtaa
- a CDS encoding metacaspase-1, giving the protein MSWNQYPGSGHHQGGYGGPPPGQWGPPPPMGYNQPPPPPPPQGYFSNPPPPQQYNLPPQQYNPPPPQYNSPSPAPVYGGSGGGYSAGYRQGGYAPPTGAPIESNYHQTGAGYVPPSAPTGGYPQYGNGPPIRPPTAQQHYGPQFQGHGGQSAQPFFQYSQCTGKKKALLIGINYFGTSSALNGCINDAHNVQRFLVQNYGYKTEDIVVLTDDARNPRQIPTRANMIAAMQWLVSGAQPNDSLFFHYSGHGGQTKDLDGDEDDGYDEVVYPLDFKTAGHIVDDDMHKIMVQPLPAGCRLTAIFDSCHSGTALDLPYVYSTEGVIKEPNLLAEAGQGILSAGVSYLRGDTSGMLSGLMGIGKKVMSQNSGAAGMSKQSKTSAADVISWSGCKDSQTSADTQEAGRATGAMSYAFIAALTKYPQQSYVQLLNTIRDELRGKYQQKPQLSASHPMDTNILFIC; this is encoded by the exons ATGTCTTGGAATCAATATCCTGGCAGTGGTCATCACCAAGGCGGTTACGGTGGACCTCCTCCAGGTCAATGGGGTCCACCACCACCTATGGG CTACAACCAACCTCcgcctcctcctcctccacaGGGATATTTCAGCAATCCACCGCCACCTCAGCAGTACAATCTGCCACCTCAGCAGTATAACCCGCCACCTCCACAATACAACTCGCCATCTCCTGCTCCAGTTTACGGAGGAAGTGGCGGTGGGTACTCGGCAGGGTACAGGCAAGGTGGATATGCCCCTCCTACAGGCGCGCCCATAGAGAGCAACTATCATCAAACCGGAGCTGGTTATGTGCCGCCTAGTGCGCCCACAGGAGGATATCCTCAATACGGTAACGGCCCTCCTA TTCGACCGCCTACAGCCCAACAGCATTATGGGCCTCAGTTTCAAGGACATGGTGGACAGTCTGCCCAACCTTTCTTCCAGTACTCTCAGTGTACTGGTAAGAAGAAGGCGCTTTTGATTGGTATTAACTATTTTGGAACGAGTAGTGCGCTGAATGGATGTATCAATGATGCCCACAACGTACAACGATTCCTTGTTC AAAACTACGGCTACAAAACTGAAGACATCGTCGTTCTCACGGATGATGCCCGCAACCCTCGTCAAATCCCTACTCGCGCCAATATGATTGCTGCTATGCAATGGCTCGTATCTGGTGCTCAACCCAACGATTCGTTGTTCTTCCATTATTCAGGACACGGTGGTCAGACGAAGGATCTGGATGGGGACGAAGATGACGGGTACGATGAAGTCGTTTATCCGCTGGATTTTAAGACAGCCGGACacattgttgatgatgata TGCACAAAATTATGGTCCAACCTCTTCCAGCTGGATGTCGTCTTACTGCTATTTTTGATTCGTGCCATTCTGGTACCGCTCTTGACCTGCCTTATGTCTACTCCACCGAAGGAGTCATAAAAGAACCCAACCTCCTTGCTGAAGCCGGTCAAGGAATTCTCTCTGCAGGTGTCTCCTACTTGAGGGGAGATACAAGTGGTATGCTCTCTGGATTGATGGGGATTGGTAAAAAAGTCATGAGTCAAAACTCGGGTGCGGCAGGAATGTCCAAACAATCCAAGACTTCGGCCGCAGATGTCATTAGCTGGTCGGGCTGCAAAGACTCGCAAACCAGTGCAGATACGCAAGAAGCAGGGAGAGCGACCGGTGCGATGAGCTATGCGTTTATTGCAGCTTTAACCAAATATCCTCAGCAGAGCTATGTACAACTATTGAACACCATCAGAGATGAGTTGAGGGGCAAATACCAACAAAAACCTCAGTTGAGTGCTAGCCATC CTATGGACACCAACATTCTATTCATTTGCTAA
- a CDS encoding glutathione synthetase, producing MSISSSTPSWPPTFSDHQLEALTKRASIWALAHGFTLLPPSFTNPPTLAIPAPLSLLPTPFPRPLYELAVSLQPVYNALYARIALDWPFLDRVMGGSVSKVDDFQGELWRGWKSIRDDLVQQKQLGLFRSDYLLHEKEGELEIKQVEFNTIAASFGALSQRAGELHKYLAKSTNQYHNISIHLSNLANFPVNEPLKDLAAGLAQGWEAFKDNDAVVLFVIQDNERNIFDQQWLEYELMETHGIHSVRQSFSQLASLTLSTSRDLLIPEKVAVIYYRSAYTPTDYPTPNEWKTRVLLEQSTAIKCPSMALQLAGAKKIQQVLTEPGVLEDFLLSQDRPDVGFGSGAGNLTSLDVDNLRKTWIGLWPMDKSPRGQEALQLALTQPERFVLKPQREGGGNNIYRQSIPPFLEKLSQNAGQEEAPDKREGYILMELIEPPQRVQNWLLRGGENKPRKVDVISELGVYGVSLFEDNKSIINKEAGTLLRTKGRESDEGGVAIGISSIDSPLLVE from the exons ATGTCCATATCATCAAGTACTCCAAGCTGGCCGCCAACATTTTCAGACCACCAACTGGAGGCATTAACTAAGAGAGCGTCTATATGGGCCTTGGCTCATGGCTTCACTCTTCTCCCACCCAGTTTCACAAATCCACCGACTTTGGCAATTCctgctcctctttctctacTTCCAACGCCATTTCCAAGACCTCTTTATGAGCTGGCTGTCTCTCTCCAACCTGTTTATAATGCTCTCTACGCGCGTATCGCGCTAGACTGGCCATTTCTCGACCGGGTTATGGGCGGTTCGGTATCAAAGGTCGACGATTTTCAAGGAGAGCTGTGGAGAGGTTGGAAGAGCATAAGAGATGATCTCGTTCAGCAAAAGCAACTTGGACTGTTCAGGAGTGATTATCTGCTacatgaaaaagaaggagaattAGAAATTAAACAAGTGGAATTCAACACAATCGCTGCTTCTTTCGGTGCTCTCTCACAACGAGCTGGAGAGCTGCACAA ATATCTTGCAAAATCAACCAATCAGTACCACAATATCTCTATCCACCTTTCAAACCTAGCCAACTTTCCAGTCAATGAGCCTCTCAAAGATTTGGCCGCCGGCCTAGCACAAGGGTGGGAAGCCTTCAAGGACAATGATGCGGTTGTTTTATTTGTGATCCAAGATAATGAACGAAATATATTTGATCAGCAGTGGTTGGAGTATGAATTGATGGAAAC CCACGGTATTCACTCTGTCCGTCAATCCTTCTCCCAACTCGCCTCATTGACCCTGTCTACTTCCCGAGACCTTCTCATCCCTGAAAAGGTGGCTGTTATCTACTATCGTTCTGCGTATACTCCCACCGATTATCCTACTCCTAACGAATGGAAGACTCGTGTCCTGCTAGAGCAGAGTACAGCTATCAAGTGCCCTTCTATGGCTCTACAGCTGGCAGGTGCAAAAAAAATTCAACAAGTGCTCACTGAACCCGGCGTTTTAGAGGATTTCTTGCTCAGTCAAGATCGGCCAGATGTAGGCTTTGGTAGTGGTGCTGGAAATCTGACGTCGTTAGATGTCGACAACCTTCGCAAAACCTGGATCGGCCTTTGGCCTATGGACAAGTCCCCTCGTGGGCAAGAAGCTCTTCAACTCGCGTTGACACAGCCTGAGCGTTTCGTTCTCAAACCTCAGCGGGAAGGGGGAGGTAATAATATCTATCGGCAATCTATTCCACCTTTCCTGGAGAAGTTATCGCAGAACGCAgggcaagaagaagctcCTGATAAGAGAGAAGGATATATTCTAATGGAGTTGATTGAACCGCCTCAAAGAGTGCAAAATTGGCTTCTAAGAGGAGGCGAAAACAAACCAAGAAAGGTGGACGTTATTTCAGAGCTGGGTGTTTATGGAGTTTCGCTTTTTGAAGATAACAAAAGtatcatcaacaaggaAGCAGGAACACTGTTGAGGACAAAAGGGAGGGAAAGTGATGAAGGCGGAGTTGCTATTGGAATATCTTCGATTGACTCGCCTTTACTGGTTGAATGA